DNA from Chloroflexota bacterium:
TCAGTAGTTTTAGTGACCCCTGGTACAAGGACTACCTGGTAAAATCCGGTACGGAGGGCTTCTGGCATATACAGCGTCCGCGACAAGAAGAAAGGGCCTGGGTGCTCGTGGATTTAGGGACTGAGCAGGCGGTCCCGCTCCTGCGAGTAAAACCACGAACGGACTTCGCTGAACAGATGTGGTTTGGATATACAGCAGAGCTGGAGGCCAGTAATGATAAACAGAACTGGACACCACTGGCTGTACTCGGTGTCCATCAAACGAACCTCACCGACGATTGGTTGTATTTTCTGGTCGGTAATTTGCAGCCTTACCGCTACTATCGCCTCTCAGTGTGGGATATATATTTTTTCTCTATGGCCAGGATGGAGCTTTACCGATTCCGCTAGAAACCTGCCTAAATGAAGCACTTTTCGTGAAACAATGAGCATCGCCTGTCTTTTGTCTACGGATTGGTAGGCTAACGTTGGAACAACTTCTTATTGCTCCCTCACGGTGGATCGCCTTAGCCATCTCAGGCGAAATAAGCTAACCGCTACTTTGGCCGCTTCCCAGAGTGCCCGCGGTGACCGGAAAGACCGCTTGAACTCCTGCCAGATGAACTTCGGCCTTAAATAAAATCCGCTGGTGAGCCGGTCTGCTGTCTCCAGCAGTTCCTGCTGCAACTCCGGGCTGCGGGGGAGCGGCAATTCGAAGTACTTGGTCGGGTTCCTATTGAAATCGGCCCAGTAATCGCGCTTATAGATGCCTCCATCCAGCAGCTCCTGGTAATACTGGGTCTTCGCCAGCGGGTAAAGAACATTGAAAAATAAGAAGTTGATGTTCAGCTTGTCCAGTTCCTTCATAAGGCCAGCCCTATACTCACGGGTCTCATTAGGGAAGCCCAGTATAAAATAGGCTAGAGTCTCCATATCATATTCCTTGCATAATCTGAAAAACTGGCTGATATGCTCGGGCGTGATACCTTTCCGCATGTAGCGGAGAATATCCCGGTCCAGACTCTCTACTCCCACATGCAGCCGGTTGCAACCTGCTTTTTTGAGCAAGCTAATTATCTCTTCATCAAAGGGATAAAGTCGGGCCCGTGCCCCCCAGCTTATCTTGAGACCCCGCCTTATAATCTCGTTGCAGATATCGATGACCCTCTTCCGGTTGGCGTTGAAAGTATCATCAAGGATAAGGAGTTCTTTGATACCGAGATTTGCGATTTCTTCAAACTCGTCAACGACACATTTAGCGGTGCGATAACGAAATTTCTTATCCTGGATATCACAAAAGATACAGTGGAAGGGGCAACCTCTCGAGGTGTAGAGAGTTGTCATCCTTCCCTTGGAAATGACGCTATAATAGTCATCAAGATTTATCAGGCGCCGATTCGGAAACGGAATAGGATCCAGCACAATAGGAGGTTCGTCATAAGGATTCGACTTAATTTGCTTACCAGCAGCTCTATAATACAGGTTAGGGATAATTGCTAATGCCTCCGGTTTTTCGCCAGCCGCTATGGCCTCAATAAGGAGAGGAAAGGTCTTTTCACCGAAGCCCGGCAGGGCGTAGTCTATCGCTCCCAGCTCCATTGTTTCTCGAGGGAAGTAAGTCACGTGCGCCCCGCCAACTACAATCTTGGTATCCGGAAGGACATCTTTAACACGATGGGTAATTACATTCATAGCATAGAGTAGCCTCGAAGTTACAGAAATACCAAGAACATCAGGATGGTATTCCCTGATGTACTCAATGGTCTCTTCAACAGAGAGTGCCGGGACACTTACATCTAAAATCTTGATGGTGTGCATGGAGTCCACATCGGCAGCAATAGCCATCAACCCAAGGGGGGGATACCGCTCAAAACTCTTGATGTAATCCGGTGTAGTATATTCCTTTGTCTCAAACTCTTGTGGAATATTGGTAAGTAATATGTTCATGGTGCACTTTCAATCCAAACAGAAAACATACTTAAATTTTAAATGACTTTTGACATTTTATCAACCAATTGGCATCCAGAAAATTTCAAATTAACATTTTAAAAAGTCTAACTCATATAATACAAAATGCCCGCTTGTTATCCCTTCACAATCACCTGACTTATCGGTAGAATAGAGAAAAGCCATGATGTCTTGCAAAAGATGGTTAATCCTCGCTTATAATATCGAATATACCCAATCTATACTGGCCAATAGACTAATTATTCAATTATGAAACCTCAACATCATGCCTTAATTGGCGGCACAGTTGCCCTGGCCCTTACACCGGCACTCGGTGTGAACAGCGCTGTCTTCTGGGTTTCCTCAGTTCTCATTGATGGTGACCATTACGTAGATTACGTCTACCGTAACGGTTTTAAGGACTATAGTATAAAGCGTATGTTTGAATTCCATGATCTTCTCTCCGAGAGAGGAAAGGAGCCTGACTTCCTGAGTCTCAACCTGATGCACACTGCAGAGTTCATCCTCTTAATGTCGGTTGCAGCGGCAATAACCGGCTGGACGTGGCTGATAGCCATGCTGGGAGGGATACTATTGCATATGTTACTTGACTTGTTTTATATGTACCGGCATGGTCAACTGTTCAAGAGGGCCCTCTCAATCATTGAATACTTTGTCAGGTGGCGTCGCATGAAAAGACAGGGATTACGCCCTGAATTACATTATCAATCGGTTCTTGAATCTATGTTTGGTCGCCAAGACCGGTCGAAAACCAGATAACCCAGATTGGTGATCAAGATTAAAAGGTTACCCCCCCAGCAGTACTCAGTTGATTTCACCATAGCCGGTAAGAATTATGCTCCTTTATTGATTAATAGATAAGTCCTGTTATTGACTTTTATCAGGTCATTGTTTTCCACTGCTTCAGATGTATATATTATGGTTATTCCCTCTTTTAGTAACCATGAAGTGTCTTTAGACCCGGTTTCCAAGAATTCCATTGCCGAGCGACCTTTGGCATGGAAGTTGGGAGCCACCTCAGCAGTGTAAGCAAATTTTTTCGTTATCGCCGCAAATGGCCAGGCCTCGTGAGTGTCCAGAATACCAATCCGGTACGACGGCGGCACATACTCCCCAATCCATAAGAATTCCTGATACATCTCGTCATCAATCACGTGATAATAATCTCCCGAAAGATGGCTGCGCAGACTTAACATTAAAGCTGAAGCCAATAAGATACCAAGCACAGTAAAGGCAACGACAAGCGCCAGGCGTGGCCATTTTCCCATTCCTGATTTTATCCATCCCCAAACTGCGGGCAGCGCCACCCCACCAACCAGTGCCATCAAGACAAATGTGTACAGCCAGCCTCTTTCATAGATAATGTCAAGTCCAATGTAGAAATGCGGATATAGCTGTTGAAAAGCAAGTAAAGCAAGTACCGCTGTAATAAGGGCTAAATCTTCCCGCCTATGCTTATGGAAAAGGATACCTACTCCAATTATAAATAGTACGATCGGAATATAGCCATATCCGGGCAGGGCATTGACAATGGGGGGCAGTGGCAGATGTCGCTCCGGATCTAATGCTTCTTTCACGACGAAGCCAAACGAATCCGGTGCCCAGAAAAACATCAAAGTGCAAATTATCATAATAAAGCTAAGAACTATGGCTACCTTCCGTATGCGACTCTGCACTTTCTGCTTGTCGAACAGCGAAAAAACCAGATGAATAACCACAATCGCTGAAATAACAGCCATAGTTGGGGGATGGAGAAAAAGCAGCGCAAAGAGCAGCAGGAAAAGAAGAACTGGCCCCCGGATATCATTCATCAGCCGGTGCAGGATAAAAAGAGCCAGCGGAATGAAGGCAAGCCCCAGAGAAACCGGTACCAGAAAGGCCGGACCCAGGAACCTGATAGTAGTAGGGATAAGGCAAACCAAGAAAGCGGCTCCCAGGCCAAATCCCCTCCTCCTGCCAAACGCATAAGCCTGAAAGGCTAACATAGCAAAAATAAAGCCGGGTAAAAAACGAAATAAATTGAGCCATGAAATATCTGTAATCAGCCTTATTACACCCAGCAGAAGGTGGTAGCCCGCTTCAATATCTTCCGCCAGGACCTGTCCTGAATTAAAAGGGTCAGGATAAGGGAAATGACCGTTGGCTACCAGGCTTTGTGAATCCCCGTAGCGCCACCATTCATCGATGTGCAGTGGGTATATATAATCCAGATGGGGGATACCGGCCATGAAAACGGCCAGCAGCAATATCAATACCAGCAGCAACCCTTCTATGACATTGTTTTGCCGCTTCAGTGGCAAATCCACGCTGTTATTCACGTTATTTTCACCATCATGCTTTTACATTTACCCAGAGATACCTGACTTCACCTGACCAGCCTGCATCTTTATAAAGCCGGAACTCGACTTTCTGTCTTTTAACAACCGGCTCTGGAGTAAACTCCAATTCCCCATGCCATTTCTCTTCCGGCGCCAGCACTATCGGAAATAACTCATACGTTTTGTTATCTTCAACAACAACTTCTATTCGATAATTAATCGCTTCATATTCACGGCTTACAATGCCAACCGTTACTTCTCCCCTCTCTCCCAGCTTTAGTTCCAGTGGATAACTATCGGCGCGGTTTTCAATTCCCAGTATGTAGAACTCGGTAAAAGGCTCCCTCTCTGGAGGTTTGGCCAGCGTGTAGCTGAGAAAAACGGCAAAGCCAATAATTGAACATATAATTAGAATAATCAGGCTGAGGTGAACCCGGTTCAAAGACCTGGAGTAATCAATTAAATTCCCGCTCGGTAGCTTAATAGTAAAACCGTACCGCTCCTCTGGATGATATCGCCCGCGAATGTACCAGGTTATTGCTGACAGAAGTGAAATTAAGATAGAGATTGATATAGTGATTGAATAGAGTCCAATGCCCCAGGGAAGATAATTGAGTACCAGCCCGATTAGGACGATAACAACAATAGATAATCCTAGACTTAAGGCTATCCGATTGACGTGGCTAATGCTATCTTTTCTAGGGTAAAGCACACCGATAAACACATAGCCGGGGAACAGGATAATCAGAGGAATTCCCAAAATCACTCGAAGCCATGACAGGCTATCGGTAAACACAATCGCTAAGAATATGCCGATTAATATATTTATCATTAGTAGGTCGATTTCGACCCTTTTTCTATTCATGTCCTATGCACTCTTGAAAACCGAACTACCAAATATATACGGGTATTACATTTATCATTTATTTGATGCCGTAACATATTAGAGATTGTAGAATGTGCAATGTATAAAAGCAATTCATAGAACAAAGAATAAGAGAGAAATATCAGATACAATAGATATTGAAGTGGCCGAA
Protein-coding regions in this window:
- a CDS encoding discoidin domain-containing protein, coding for PDITNHKHSPSTATGYHQPLLILGVQQFDLSPYDKIPLTESQLQVSSFSDPWYKDYLVKSGTEGFWHIQRPRQEERAWVLVDLGTEQAVPLLRVKPRTDFAEQMWFGYTAELEASNDKQNWTPLAVLGVHQTNLTDDWLYFLVGNLQPYRYYRLSVWDIYFFSMARMELYRFR
- a CDS encoding B12-binding domain-containing radical SAM protein; its protein translation is MNILLTNIPQEFETKEYTTPDYIKSFERYPPLGLMAIAADVDSMHTIKILDVSVPALSVEETIEYIREYHPDVLGISVTSRLLYAMNVITHRVKDVLPDTKIVVGGAHVTYFPRETMELGAIDYALPGFGEKTFPLLIEAIAAGEKPEALAIIPNLYYRAAGKQIKSNPYDEPPIVLDPIPFPNRRLINLDDYYSVISKGRMTTLYTSRGCPFHCIFCDIQDKKFRYRTAKCVVDEFEEIANLGIKELLILDDTFNANRKRVIDICNEIIRRGLKISWGARARLYPFDEEIISLLKKAGCNRLHVGVESLDRDILRYMRKGITPEHISQFFRLCKEYDMETLAYFILGFPNETREYRAGLMKELDKLNINFLFFNVLYPLAKTQYYQELLDGGIYKRDYWADFNRNPTKYFELPLPRSPELQQELLETADRLTSGFYLRPKFIWQEFKRSFRSPRALWEAAKVAVSLFRLRWLRRSTVREQ
- a CDS encoding DUF1616 domain-containing protein codes for the protein MNRKRVEIDLLMINILIGIFLAIVFTDSLSWLRVILGIPLIILFPGYVFIGVLYPRKDSISHVNRIALSLGLSIVVIVLIGLVLNYLPWGIGLYSITISISILISLLSAITWYIRGRYHPEERYGFTIKLPSGNLIDYSRSLNRVHLSLIILIICSIIGFAVFLSYTLAKPPEREPFTEFYILGIENRADSYPLELKLGERGEVTVGIVSREYEAINYRIEVVVEDNKTYELFPIVLAPEEKWHGELEFTPEPVVKRQKVEFRLYKDAGWSGEVRYLWVNVKA